The following proteins are co-located in the Paenibacillus sp. FSL H8-0079 genome:
- a CDS encoding bifunctional glycosyltransferase family 2/GtrA family protein, producing the protein MTILIPSYEPDVRLLNLVLQLQTFKLGPIVIVDDGSGPGYRGIFETAEAYGCTVLTHPVNLGKGRALKTGFQYIKEYGPQGGVVCADSDGQHLPHDIKRIFEVLLAQTTPGIVLGSRRFSGKIPARSRFGNTVTRAVFSLTTGTKVYDTQTGLRGFPYSMLDWLNQIPGDRFEYEMNMLLTAHKEGYEIIEEFIDTVYLDHNESSHFRPLVDSFRIYMPILMFSTSSVLSALIDFGLLFVIQYFTHNLFLSVVAARLCSSIFNYTINLKYVFSAGRTSKVRQSLPKYFSLVLLVLLLNYGLLYFYNEKLIIPLLAAKLLTEVSIFVFSYWAQRRFVY; encoded by the coding sequence ATGACGATATTAATTCCATCATATGAACCCGATGTACGTTTACTGAATCTTGTTCTTCAACTGCAAACATTTAAACTTGGACCCATTGTGATTGTGGATGATGGCAGTGGCCCAGGTTACCGTGGGATTTTTGAAACGGCAGAAGCCTATGGCTGTACGGTCCTGACACATCCCGTCAATCTGGGTAAGGGCAGGGCGTTGAAGACGGGATTTCAGTATATTAAGGAGTACGGACCTCAGGGCGGTGTAGTGTGCGCAGATAGTGACGGACAGCATCTGCCACATGATATTAAGCGTATCTTCGAAGTATTGCTCGCACAAACGACACCGGGAATTGTACTCGGCAGCCGTCGTTTCAGTGGAAAAATCCCAGCACGCAGCCGTTTTGGCAACACAGTCACACGGGCGGTCTTTTCACTCACGACAGGTACCAAAGTATATGACACGCAGACCGGTCTACGCGGTTTTCCTTACTCCATGCTGGACTGGTTGAACCAAATTCCGGGGGACAGGTTTGAATACGAGATGAACATGCTGTTAACGGCACACAAAGAAGGGTATGAAATTATAGAGGAGTTTATTGATACGGTGTATCTGGATCACAATGAGTCCTCTCATTTCCGCCCGCTGGTCGATTCATTCCGAATCTATATGCCAATCCTGATGTTCAGCACATCTTCAGTGTTGTCGGCACTGATTGATTTTGGATTACTGTTCGTCATCCAGTATTTCACGCACAATCTGTTTCTGTCGGTTGTCGCAGCAAGACTGTGCAGCTCCATCTTCAACTATACGATTAATCTGAAGTACGTGTTCTCCGCAGGACGGACCTCGAAGGTTCGGCAGTCTTTGCCCAAATACTTCTCACTTGTCCTACTGGTGCTGCTATTAAACTATGGTTTACTGTATTTTTATAATGAAAAACTAATTATCCCGCTGCTCGCAGCCAAGTTATTGACTGAAGTATCCATCTTCGTATTCAGCTATTGGGCGCAGCGCAGATTTGTCTATTAA
- a CDS encoding GNAT family N-acetyltransferase encodes MDIEPCRDVKEAEEIIQFHIDDSGCRYGLFHKSDGEFIGTAGFHCWNQESPSKAEIGFDLSPSYWGQGLMQEALIAIIEIGWNEMNLDFIEATVEQENVQSQHLLNKLNFLKSTELVDNLFYYTLQKKYVGTDIYRF; translated from the coding sequence ATGGATATTGAGCCTTGTCGTGACGTAAAAGAAGCAGAAGAAATCATACAATTCCACATTGATGATTCGGGTTGCAGGTATGGTCTATTCCATAAATCAGATGGTGAGTTCATAGGCACAGCTGGATTTCACTGTTGGAATCAGGAGTCACCATCGAAGGCAGAGATTGGCTTTGATTTATCCCCATCCTATTGGGGGCAGGGGTTGATGCAAGAAGCCTTAATCGCAATCATCGAAATCGGATGGAACGAGATGAATCTTGATTTTATTGAGGCGACAGTGGAGCAGGAAAATGTCCAATCGCAACATTTGTTGAATAAGCTGAACTTTTTGAAGTCCACTGAATTAGTAGACAATCTCTTCTACTACACATTACAGAAAAAATATGTTGGGACTGACATATATCGTTTTTGA
- a CDS encoding class I SAM-dependent methyltransferase — protein MDELKKHLSTHRAGQVLDVGTGSGRFIPTILELFSGIEQITGMDSDMDSLRHAEAAYAGHGKIQFKPMDAGNMGFADGTIGY, from the coding sequence GTGGATGAATTGAAGAAACATTTGAGTACGCATCGGGCAGGGCAGGTATTGGACGTAGGCACGGGATCGGGGAGATTTATTCCTACCATACTTGAACTATTCAGTGGTATCGAACAGATTACCGGAATGGATTCGGATATGGATTCATTACGTCATGCAGAGGCTGCTTATGCGGGCCATGGAAAGATTCAGTTTAAGCCGATGGATGCGGGTAACATGGGATTTGCAGATGGTACAATTGGTTACTAA
- a CDS encoding GNAT family N-acetyltransferase: protein MKMNVQIASILPEQKELFLNLYNLYLYDLSEFSGEDLLEKGTYDPTNTYLYLEREELHPFLIQYEGKVIGFVLVCSPPYVPEDVDYTVQELFLVKKYRGQGLAAQAVDLVFAQFEGTFKVEQLANNAAAVSFWKRYYAQHQIEYTESEYNIEIDNIAGSHQILSQTFVRGREREYNLEGE, encoded by the coding sequence ATGAAGATGAACGTACAAATTGCGAGTATTTTGCCAGAACAAAAGGAATTGTTTCTCAACCTGTACAACTTGTATTTATATGATCTGTCCGAGTTCTCGGGTGAAGATTTGCTTGAAAAAGGCACATATGATCCAACGAACACCTATCTATATCTGGAACGCGAAGAATTACATCCGTTTTTGATTCAGTATGAAGGAAAGGTTATTGGATTCGTACTGGTCTGCTCACCTCCATATGTGCCAGAAGATGTGGATTATACGGTGCAAGAGCTATTCCTGGTCAAAAAGTATCGCGGACAGGGGCTGGCAGCACAAGCGGTTGACTTGGTTTTTGCTCAATTTGAGGGTACATTCAAAGTGGAGCAACTTGCTAACAATGCAGCAGCAGTTTCATTCTGGAAAAGATATTATGCGCAACATCAGATTGAATATACTGAGTCTGAATATAACATTGAGATTGACAACATCGCTGGCAGCCACCAGATTTTGTCCCAGACTTTTGTGCGTGGAAGAGAGAGAGAATATAACTTAGAAGGTGAATAG
- a CDS encoding GNAT family N-acetyltransferase produces MEFVGEKVRITTVTEQDLDFIGQLECDTSIWSFEETVETDEEKVREKYRSHFAVVDEKPYAYDFVIRRLNDPEDTPLGIVQMWSYVDYRKSWELGFAVLSEYAGKGYGSEATRLLLQFAFQELQVHKVVGMCNSQNVRSAALMQHVGMTREAVFTEELLWNNQWTDQYFYSILDKEFKPVS; encoded by the coding sequence ATGGAATTCGTGGGAGAGAAGGTAAGAATAACAACAGTCACAGAGCAGGACCTCGACTTCATAGGTCAACTGGAATGTGATACAAGCATATGGAGTTTTGAAGAGACCGTTGAGACGGATGAGGAGAAGGTCCGTGAGAAATACCGCAGTCATTTTGCAGTCGTAGATGAGAAACCGTATGCCTATGATTTCGTTATACGCCGCTTGAATGATCCGGAGGATACACCTCTTGGTATTGTTCAAATGTGGAGTTATGTGGATTACCGAAAAAGCTGGGAACTTGGATTCGCTGTACTTTCGGAATATGCAGGTAAAGGATACGGGAGTGAAGCTACCCGACTTTTGCTACAATTTGCATTTCAAGAGTTACAAGTTCATAAGGTGGTTGGCATGTGTAATTCACAAAACGTTCGCTCAGCCGCACTTATGCAGCATGTGGGTATGACACGGGAGGCCGTCTTCACTGAAGAACTATTGTGGAATAATCAGTGGACAGACCAGTATTTTTACTCCATTTTGGATAAAGAGTTTAAGCCAGTCTCATAG
- a CDS encoding radical SAM protein yields the protein MIAKNKYKSLELETPGVYELEGLEVGVTSNCNYKCDYCCAYNRDDGACIDSQEVIRIISELPHLKRVRLSGGEVTLKYQDCLEIVKYCTAHGIDTQLNSNASLLTEERILALRDAGLSNIHISFNYTDAESYAAYYCVHPRMYERLEQNIRLCTEAGLETVLETLLFEGNQANMQAISDKVYDLGVRIHEIQNSIKMPHTDWSQIVSKESLVRSVTELIEHKKPDTTLYFTCMDRFAEQLNLREQPGVYFSNCVDGTKQLHLHGNGDILICELCHPVVIGNIYNGTSLKDIYAQQPPALTEFLEKRPCPAYDALFADA from the coding sequence TTGATAGCCAAAAACAAATATAAATCACTCGAACTGGAAACCCCCGGCGTATATGAATTGGAAGGGCTTGAGGTGGGAGTGACATCGAACTGCAATTATAAATGCGACTATTGCTGCGCCTACAATCGGGATGATGGAGCATGCATTGATAGTCAGGAAGTCATCCGTATTATTAGTGAGTTGCCTCATCTCAAGCGAGTTCGATTGTCCGGTGGGGAAGTCACTCTAAAATACCAGGATTGCCTGGAGATCGTGAAGTATTGTACGGCACATGGTATTGATACGCAATTGAACAGTAACGCCAGTCTGCTGACAGAAGAACGGATTCTCGCGTTGCGTGATGCAGGCTTGTCCAACATTCATATCTCGTTCAATTATACGGATGCGGAGTCCTATGCTGCGTACTACTGCGTGCATCCTCGCATGTATGAGAGACTCGAGCAGAATATCCGTTTGTGTACAGAAGCCGGTCTGGAAACGGTATTGGAAACGTTACTGTTTGAAGGTAATCAAGCGAACATGCAGGCCATTAGCGATAAGGTGTATGACCTGGGTGTGCGCATCCATGAGATCCAGAACAGCATTAAGATGCCGCATACCGATTGGAGTCAGATTGTATCCAAAGAGTCTCTCGTTCGATCTGTAACGGAACTGATAGAACATAAAAAGCCGGATACAACGCTCTATTTTACCTGTATGGATCGGTTCGCTGAACAGTTGAATTTGCGTGAACAACCCGGTGTGTATTTCTCTAATTGTGTGGATGGCACGAAACAGCTGCACCTGCACGGCAACGGGGATATTCTCATCTGTGAGTTATGCCACCCTGTTGTGATTGGCAACATCTACAACGGCACGTCGTTGAAGGATATCTATGCCCAACAGCCACCGGCGTTAACAGAATTCTTGGAAAAGCGGCCTTGTCCCGCATACGATGCTCTTTTTGCAGATGCATAA
- a CDS encoding NUDIX hydrolase → MSNSENKNISYEQHNNKFNFRVAGIVIDKGRVLLHTTEKDDFWNLPGGRVELNETTEAAIVREMMEELAVHVEAHRLAYVSEDFFEYDGLKYHEVGFYYVITLPEAHKLYSEVEFNGLEDNGKLIFRWFSLEELEQMEVYPVFLRKELTNLPDAKGIKHFIQE, encoded by the coding sequence ATGAGTAATTCAGAAAATAAAAATATATCGTATGAGCAGCATAATAACAAATTCAACTTTCGTGTGGCAGGTATTGTGATAGATAAAGGACGAGTTCTTTTGCATACGACTGAAAAGGATGATTTCTGGAATCTGCCCGGAGGGCGGGTAGAATTGAACGAGACAACAGAAGCGGCTATTGTGCGAGAGATGATGGAGGAACTGGCTGTTCATGTAGAAGCGCACAGGCTCGCATATGTTAGTGAAGATTTCTTTGAATATGATGGCCTGAAGTATCATGAAGTTGGTTTTTATTATGTCATCACATTGCCGGAAGCCCATAAGCTATATAGCGAAGTTGAGTTCAATGGTCTAGAAGACAACGGTAAGCTAATCTTCCGATGGTTTTCCTTGGAGGAACTAGAGCAGATGGAAGTATATCCTGTGTTTTTGAGAAAGGAACTGACTAATCTCCCCGATGCAAAAGGTATCAAACACTTCATTCAGGAATAG
- a CDS encoding GNAT family N-acetyltransferase — protein sequence MGNSIRLALYHEQYDQDLNDISLKGEQIQFTAMPADVIEEAIQNLDKDPIVILHEEKPVGFFILHKNSEYAQEKDACHTILVRALSISVEHQGNGYAKETMKALPKFVRQLHPEINEIILAVNEGNITAQQLYLKVDFLDRGVRKMGIHGLQLILHHRIT from the coding sequence ATGGGAAATTCCATTCGTTTGGCTCTTTATCATGAGCAATATGATCAAGATTTGAATGATATCTCGCTGAAAGGGGAGCAGATTCAGTTTACTGCAATGCCTGCGGATGTGATTGAGGAAGCGATCCAAAATCTGGACAAAGATCCTATAGTTATCCTTCATGAAGAGAAACCCGTTGGGTTCTTTATTTTACATAAAAATTCTGAGTACGCTCAAGAAAAAGATGCATGTCATACGATATTGGTGCGCGCACTATCCATTTCGGTGGAACACCAAGGAAACGGGTATGCGAAGGAAACAATGAAGGCACTGCCTAAATTCGTTCGCCAGCTCCATCCGGAGATCAATGAGATTATTTTAGCAGTAAATGAAGGAAATATTACGGCTCAACAGTTATATCTGAAAGTGGATTTTCTCGACAGAGGCGTTCGAAAGATGGGCATCCATGGTCTCCAGTTAATCTTGCATCATAGAATCACATAA
- a CDS encoding adenylyl-sulfate kinase, whose product MARRLVLIEGLPGSGKSTIAKMVSEILIGQGKRVQLFQEGNLDHPADYEGVAFYHAGEFEALLSTYEDYREILESNAIAYDQGFLIPYRKMKEQWGIDIPDHVLQDIFRRDIYETSFAQNVKLITEKWKNFTENLLSTNDDSITIFECCFIQNPLTMGLVKCNQSKEQNVQYVLGLGRIIHALNPLLIYIDQKDISYTFDKAVSERPKEWSEGFINYYTNQGFGQAQVYHGVQGTVRVLQERKKLESEIYGLLQMDKVWLDNSDYDREASRRKLEKILE is encoded by the coding sequence ATGGCTAGGAGATTAGTACTCATTGAAGGATTACCGGGTTCAGGTAAGTCAACGATTGCCAAGATGGTATCCGAAATCCTGATAGGTCAAGGCAAGCGGGTACAACTATTTCAGGAAGGAAACCTGGATCACCCTGCTGATTACGAAGGCGTTGCTTTTTATCATGCTGGAGAATTCGAGGCTTTATTGAGTACGTATGAAGATTACAGAGAGATTCTGGAAAGTAATGCGATTGCCTATGATCAAGGTTTCCTGATTCCATACCGTAAAATGAAAGAACAGTGGGGAATAGATATTCCCGACCATGTCTTACAGGATATATTCAGACGGGATATTTACGAAACTTCTTTTGCACAAAATGTTAAACTGATCACCGAGAAGTGGAAGAATTTCACTGAAAACCTGTTAAGCACGAATGATGATTCCATCACGATATTTGAATGTTGTTTTATCCAGAATCCACTGACCATGGGTCTTGTCAAATGTAATCAATCCAAAGAGCAGAACGTGCAGTATGTATTGGGACTGGGGCGTATCATTCATGCTCTGAATCCGCTTCTCATCTATATCGACCAGAAGGATATATCATATACATTTGATAAGGCGGTCAGTGAAAGACCAAAAGAATGGTCTGAGGGCTTCATTAATTATTATACGAATCAGGGATTCGGGCAAGCGCAGGTTTATCATGGTGTTCAGGGTACGGTACGGGTTTTGCAGGAAAGAAAGAAGTTGGAGTCCGAAATCTATGGGTTACTTCAGATGGATAAGGTATGGCTGGACAATTCGGATTATGACCGCGAGGCTTCAAGGCGCAAATTAGAAAAGATTCTGGAGTAA
- a CDS encoding pyridoxal 5'-phosphate synthase → MSDKPIELLQRLKSLSGPFPTWDMGQLPDRPGKLFLDWLRLAVENEVKEPHAMTISTVDQEGYPDARVLILKNVIDETFYFASSSESRKGQQLKENSHVALTFYWPLLGRQIRIRGIAEDRGDEAGADDFRKRSAGARAVAMTGHQSEVLDSEEVLDSSIEAQKEKIRRDPSVVTSHWRLYAVNAQEVEFWQGDSERKHVRVQYVKQYGQWKTLRLWP, encoded by the coding sequence ATGAGCGATAAACCAATTGAACTGTTGCAACGTTTAAAATCTTTATCCGGCCCATTTCCAACGTGGGATATGGGGCAGTTACCGGATCGGCCGGGGAAGCTGTTTTTGGATTGGTTGAGATTGGCGGTTGAGAACGAAGTGAAGGAACCTCATGCTATGACGATCTCCACCGTGGATCAAGAGGGTTATCCTGATGCGAGAGTATTGATTTTGAAAAACGTAATCGACGAAACGTTCTATTTTGCCTCCAGTTCGGAGAGTCGAAAAGGGCAACAGTTGAAGGAGAACTCTCATGTGGCCCTGACATTCTACTGGCCTTTACTTGGAAGACAGATTCGGATAAGGGGAATTGCCGAGGATCGGGGAGATGAAGCGGGCGCCGATGATTTCCGCAAACGTTCAGCTGGAGCAAGAGCAGTTGCTATGACAGGGCATCAGAGTGAGGTTTTGGATAGCGAGGAAGTGTTGGATAGTTCCATTGAAGCTCAGAAGGAAAAGATAAGACGTGACCCTAGTGTTGTTACATCTCATTGGCGTTTATATGCCGTGAATGCACAAGAGGTGGAGTTTTGGCAGGGAGATTCGGAGCGCAAGCATGTACGAGTCCAATATGTAAAGCAATATGGGCAGTGGAAGACACTCAGATTGTGGCCTTGA
- a CDS encoding isochorismatase family cysteine hydrolase: MKVGLLIVDMQESIVRKKMDQRSIDHACEYINHVANVLRSNNHVVVHVQDVEGMEEAEPEEYRIIPEVDVTEKDLTVTKEASNAFWQTHLEQVLKSHGIELVIIAGFAAEECVLFTYNGAMERGFRPVMLQNGILSTHPEAVASMYRDRNVISYPVVDYLIQ, encoded by the coding sequence ATGAAAGTAGGTTTGCTAATTGTTGATATGCAAGAAAGTATTGTACGGAAAAAGATGGACCAGAGATCGATAGACCATGCCTGCGAGTACATTAACCATGTGGCTAACGTGCTGCGCTCGAATAATCATGTAGTTGTTCACGTGCAGGATGTGGAGGGCATGGAGGAGGCAGAACCGGAAGAGTATCGTATTATTCCCGAGGTGGATGTGACGGAGAAGGATCTCACCGTTACCAAGGAAGCTTCAAATGCCTTCTGGCAAACTCATCTGGAGCAGGTGTTGAAGAGTCATGGAATTGAATTGGTGATCATCGCCGGGTTTGCTGCGGAGGAATGTGTTCTATTCACCTACAACGGAGCAATGGAGCGAGGCTTTCGTCCGGTGATGTTGCAAAATGGAATTCTTAGTACCCATCCCGAAGCGGTGGCTTCAATGTACAGAGATCGCAATGTGATCTCATATCCTGTAGTTGATTATCTGATTCAATAA
- a CDS encoding AAA family ATPase — protein MYLRSVELMSAKIEKRDQYPFDIPTIQSLERLEFTNNITFFVGENGSGKSTLLEGIAHQCGFNTAGGGRNNAYETHASESSLGNYLRLAWLPKITNGFFMRSESFYQFASHVDEMPESLQYYGGRSLHEQSHGESFLNLFVNRFSSKGIYLLDEPEAALSPARQLSLLRILHDLSGTSQFIIATHSPILLGYPGAEILSFDDSHIQEVAYEDTDHYQITRSFLENPDRMLNELFKD, from the coding sequence ATGTACCTTCGAAGTGTAGAACTCATGTCGGCCAAGATCGAGAAACGAGACCAATATCCTTTTGACATCCCCACGATACAATCCTTGGAACGCTTGGAGTTTACGAATAACATTACTTTTTTTGTAGGTGAAAATGGTTCTGGGAAATCTACGCTGCTGGAAGGCATCGCTCATCAATGTGGATTCAATACCGCAGGGGGCGGCAGGAATAATGCTTATGAGACACATGCTTCGGAATCCTCGCTCGGGAATTACTTAAGACTGGCATGGCTTCCCAAAATAACGAATGGCTTCTTCATGCGCTCGGAATCTTTCTATCAGTTTGCATCACATGTGGATGAGATGCCAGAGTCGCTTCAATATTATGGCGGGCGTTCATTGCATGAACAATCCCATGGAGAGTCTTTTCTCAACCTGTTCGTCAACCGCTTCAGTTCCAAAGGCATCTATCTGCTCGACGAGCCCGAAGCCGCTTTATCTCCAGCAAGGCAACTGTCCTTGTTGCGTATTCTCCACGATCTGTCAGGCACTTCGCAATTCATTATTGCGACGCACTCACCGATTTTGCTGGGATATCCGGGAGCGGAAATTTTAAGTTTTGACGATAGCCATATTCAAGAGGTAGCCTATGAGGATACTGATCACTACCAGATTACCCGTAGCTTTCTGGAGAACCCTGACAGGATGCTGAATGAATTATTTAAGGATTAA
- a CDS encoding YcxB family protein, which produces MMHIQLTEEDYWQMNKFAMFKLYGKGMLIAVCVLPVAIAIIFRQLDFSWVQAIIAALLCSTFANGMTYIRTKKKIKKLASESKGILGDHQLEISEQEIRWSNDMTSGATQWKGLESFSETKHYFFIFINKASAHVIPKRFFETETEEVQFAEQVRAHMKTANHNT; this is translated from the coding sequence ATGATGCATATTCAGCTGACAGAAGAAGATTACTGGCAAATGAACAAATTTGCGATGTTTAAACTGTATGGGAAGGGGATGCTGATCGCTGTATGTGTGCTGCCTGTAGCTATAGCCATAATATTTAGACAATTAGATTTTTCATGGGTACAAGCCATTATTGCTGCGCTACTCTGTAGTACATTCGCCAATGGTATGACCTACATACGAACCAAAAAGAAAATTAAGAAATTGGCAAGTGAGAGCAAAGGGATACTGGGTGATCATCAGCTAGAAATCTCAGAGCAGGAGATTCGCTGGAGCAATGATATGACTTCAGGTGCAACACAATGGAAAGGTTTGGAGAGCTTCAGTGAGACAAAACACTATTTCTTTATTTTCATTAATAAGGCAAGTGCGCATGTGATTCCAAAACGATTTTTTGAAACTGAGACGGAAGAAGTTCAGTTTGCTGAACAGGTTAGAGCACATATGAAAACTGCTAATCATAATACATAA
- a CDS encoding phosphodiester glycosidase family protein: MMKIDEKPTRKDPHKSPISPRKRRWLIITLVIVLAVGGILYSLADRYLIRHVQVVVADENTETATTGTNNDSSSTSTTATEVSATSDDWNYSSDDMKVSIEKVQTSSGSDQITYYVADVQLTDASSLRTALADNSFGTNITENTSDIAAANNAIFAINGDYYGFRDDGVIIRNGTLYRDSPTRDALALFNDGTMKTYNENEISSSELLAEGATNTLSFGPILIQDGEIVSDFSSVKIDNNFGNRSIQDTNPRTAIGMIAPNHYVFVVVDGRQDDSRGMTLAELADVMKGLGATEAYNLDGGGSSTMYFMGRVVNNPLGRNQERGVSDILYLTEGQGS, encoded by the coding sequence ATGATGAAGATTGATGAGAAACCAACCCGGAAAGACCCACATAAAAGTCCCATCTCTCCAAGAAAGCGCAGATGGCTCATCATCACACTTGTCATCGTGCTCGCGGTAGGTGGAATCCTGTATAGTCTGGCTGACCGTTACCTGATCCGGCATGTGCAGGTTGTTGTAGCGGATGAGAACACAGAAACGGCAACAACTGGCACCAACAATGATTCCAGCAGTACTTCGACCACCGCAACTGAAGTGAGTGCAACGTCAGATGATTGGAATTATTCAAGTGATGATATGAAAGTCAGTATTGAAAAGGTACAGACGAGTTCAGGCTCGGATCAGATTACGTATTATGTCGCTGATGTTCAGCTAACGGATGCAAGCAGCCTGCGAACTGCGCTGGCAGACAATAGTTTTGGAACGAACATTACTGAAAATACATCGGACATTGCCGCTGCCAATAATGCGATTTTTGCCATTAACGGTGATTACTACGGATTCCGCGATGATGGTGTCATTATCCGCAATGGAACATTGTATCGAGACAGCCCAACGCGGGATGCGCTTGCCCTGTTCAACGACGGTACGATGAAAACATATAACGAGAATGAGATTTCTTCCTCAGAACTTCTGGCTGAAGGTGCAACCAATACGTTATCCTTTGGACCCATTCTGATTCAGGATGGCGAGATCGTCAGTGATTTTAGCAGTGTGAAAATCGATAACAACTTTGGCAACCGCTCCATTCAGGATACGAATCCAAGAACAGCGATTGGCATGATTGCTCCGAATCATTACGTCTTCGTGGTGGTGGACGGACGGCAGGACGATAGCCGTGGCATGACTCTAGCAGAACTGGCGGATGTCATGAAAGGCCTTGGAGCAACGGAAGCCTACAATCTGGACGGTGGCGGTTCATCCACGATGTATTTTATGGGCAGAGTCGTCAATAACCCGCTGGGGCGTAACCAGGAACGTGGCGTAAGTGACATTCTATATCTGACGGAGGGACAAGGATCATGA
- a CDS encoding DUF4188 domain-containing protein, producing the protein MANIHKGRYSAQIEGEFVVFIIGMRINRLWAIHKWLPVFKSMGPMIKELYMNPETGFLSTEYFISWRGVTLLQYWRSYDELEKYARGGLHLEAWKRFNRSIGSDGTVGIYHETYKAQSGSFETIYANMPKFGLAKASDHVPSTGKMETSRRRMGGENDPAVEAPEKS; encoded by the coding sequence GTGGCGAACATACATAAGGGAAGATATTCAGCTCAGATCGAGGGAGAATTTGTTGTTTTTATCATCGGTATGAGGATCAATCGTCTGTGGGCTATACATAAATGGCTGCCTGTTTTTAAGTCCATGGGCCCGATGATTAAAGAACTGTATATGAATCCGGAGACCGGATTTCTGAGTACAGAGTATTTTATAAGCTGGCGTGGGGTGACGCTACTACAATACTGGCGCTCTTACGATGAATTGGAGAAATACGCACGAGGTGGACTGCACTTGGAAGCTTGGAAAAGATTTAACCGTTCCATTGGTTCTGATGGAACCGTAGGGATCTATCATGAGACATACAAGGCTCAGTCAGGTTCCTTTGAGACCATATACGCCAACATGCCAAAATTCGGATTAGCTAAAGCGTCTGACCATGTGCCTTCGACAGGGAAAATGGAGACATCCAGACGCAGAATGGGCGGAGAGAATGACCCGGCAGTGGAAGCACCAGAGAAGTCTTAA
- a CDS encoding histidine phosphatase family protein: MDITFIRHGHGEHLIDYPNQLNCLHPGLTELGKSQVIALRKQVVFTPEDVILVSPTKRTIETALLLASNTNLAFSPLVGPRMFPQNPEFFPFVCDQIYSKEELSNQYSDIKMVELGLDCWKESINQMDAHRFKKLAEQLLEWCRQQSGNTFIISHDGTISNYRMLLGEKGLTKSDFLGEAGQYTIKNF; the protein is encoded by the coding sequence ATGGATATTACATTTATTCGTCATGGTCATGGTGAACACTTGATAGATTACCCTAACCAATTAAATTGCCTGCACCCCGGCCTCACTGAATTGGGAAAAAGTCAGGTCATAGCGTTGCGTAAACAAGTGGTTTTTACGCCTGAGGACGTCATTTTGGTAAGTCCAACGAAACGTACTATTGAAACTGCACTCCTTCTAGCCTCAAACACCAATCTTGCGTTCAGCCCGCTGGTTGGCCCAAGAATGTTCCCTCAGAATCCGGAGTTCTTTCCTTTCGTCTGCGATCAGATCTATTCCAAGGAAGAACTCAGTAATCAGTATAGTGACATAAAAATGGTTGAATTGGGTTTGGATTGTTGGAAAGAAAGTATTAATCAGATGGATGCACATCGATTCAAGAAATTAGCTGAACAGCTTCTTGAATGGTGCAGGCAACAGAGCGGCAATACGTTTATCATTTCACATGACGGTACGATATCGAACTACAGGATGTTACTCGGAGAAAAAGGGTTAACCAAAAGTGATTTTCTTGGTGAAGCAGGGCAGTACACGATCAAGAACTTTTAA